A single window of Granulicella mallensis MP5ACTX8 DNA harbors:
- a CDS encoding NAD-dependent epimerase/dehydratase family protein, with product MAAHQKRALVTGGAGLIGSHIVDLLLSEGWTVRILDNLEPQTHKNGEPEWVNPAAEFRQGNVQDYETMHSALMDIDVVFHEAAYGGYMPEMAKYVLVNSFGTAQMLEIIRDHHLPIRKVLVASSQAVYSEGAANCPEHGHVVPLLRPAEQLRAGDFSVHCPICGKPTTSIPTPEATPGGGETVYALTKVDQERLVLLWGKQTGIPTVALRYSCTYGPRQSLFNPYTGVIAIFCTRLLNGQPPIMYEDGGQTRDLCFVEDIARANLLAATTDKLDGLPANVGSGRATSVRDLAGIIANQLGVKLAPLARGEFRPGEIRSLISDISRIRTIGYEPRTTIEQGIARYIDWIKTQGAVEDYFSKAEAGLRAKGIVQSVQSPGS from the coding sequence ATGGCTGCACATCAAAAACGCGCACTTGTCACCGGAGGCGCAGGCCTCATCGGCTCTCACATCGTTGACCTGCTTCTGAGCGAAGGTTGGACCGTTCGCATCCTCGATAATCTGGAACCGCAGACTCACAAGAACGGCGAGCCCGAGTGGGTCAATCCAGCCGCGGAGTTTCGCCAGGGTAACGTGCAGGACTACGAGACGATGCACTCCGCTTTGATGGATATCGATGTCGTCTTCCACGAGGCTGCCTACGGCGGCTATATGCCGGAGATGGCGAAGTATGTCCTGGTGAATAGCTTCGGCACCGCACAGATGCTGGAGATCATTCGCGACCATCATCTTCCTATCCGCAAAGTCCTCGTGGCAAGTTCGCAGGCGGTCTACAGCGAAGGCGCCGCGAATTGCCCGGAGCACGGCCACGTCGTTCCCCTGCTGCGTCCCGCCGAACAGCTCCGCGCCGGTGATTTCAGTGTGCACTGTCCCATCTGTGGCAAGCCCACAACTTCCATTCCGACCCCGGAGGCTACGCCCGGCGGTGGCGAGACAGTCTATGCCCTCACCAAGGTCGATCAGGAACGTCTTGTGCTGCTCTGGGGGAAGCAGACAGGAATCCCGACAGTCGCCCTGCGGTATTCCTGCACCTATGGTCCTCGCCAGTCACTTTTCAATCCCTATACCGGAGTGATCGCCATCTTCTGCACGCGCCTCCTGAATGGCCAGCCGCCCATCATGTATGAAGACGGCGGCCAGACCCGGGACCTGTGCTTCGTAGAAGACATCGCGCGCGCCAACCTGCTTGCAGCCACTACCGACAAGCTGGACGGCCTGCCCGCCAACGTCGGCAGCGGACGGGCGACCAGCGTTCGCGACCTCGCTGGCATCATCGCGAACCAGCTCGGCGTGAAGCTCGCGCCGCTGGCGAGAGGGGAGTTTCGCCCTGGTGAGATTCGCTCGCTCATCTCGGACATCAGCCGCATTCGCACGATCGGATACGAACCCCGGACCACCATCGAGCAGGGGATCGCGCGCTATATCGACTGGATCAAGACGCAGGGTGCGGTCGAAGACTATTTCTCGAAGGCCGAGGCAGGCCTGCGCGCGAAAGGAATCGTTCAAAGCGTACAAAGTCCGGGTTCGTGA
- a CDS encoding group II truncated hemoglobin, which yields MVSQVPTLFQWLGGSEALSALIERFYQKVPADPILEPLFRHMDPAHFEHVAKFIAEVLGGPAEYSSQHGGHAAMIRHHLGKGITEQQRQHWVRLLLETADELNLPSDPEFRSALVAYLEWGSRLAVINSALPSDTQVEEALMPAWNWGVPGGPYEPEPETSDPNRS from the coding sequence ATGGTCTCCCAGGTTCCTACACTTTTCCAATGGCTCGGTGGTTCAGAAGCTCTTTCTGCGCTTATAGAGCGCTTTTACCAGAAGGTGCCGGCCGACCCAATCCTCGAACCCCTGTTCCGCCATATGGATCCGGCCCACTTCGAGCACGTCGCCAAATTCATCGCTGAAGTTCTGGGTGGTCCTGCTGAGTATTCGTCGCAGCACGGTGGGCATGCCGCGATGATTCGCCATCACCTCGGAAAAGGCATCACGGAGCAGCAGCGTCAGCACTGGGTGCGGCTCCTCCTCGAAACGGCTGATGAGTTGAATCTTCCTTCCGACCCGGAGTTTCGGTCCGCGCTTGTCGCATACCTGGAATGGGGTTCTCGCCTTGCCGTCATCAATTCTGCGCTTCCATCCGATACCCAAGTTGAAGAAGCTCTCATGCCCGCATGGAATTGGGGTGTCCCGGGAGGGCCTTACGAGCCCGAACCGGAAACATCCGACCCAAACCGTAGCTGA